Proteins co-encoded in one Coriobacteriia bacterium genomic window:
- a CDS encoding GNAT family N-acetyltransferase: protein MAQIRGDWEALENRTECYIFQTFAYAQIWQKTVGEPSGATPLIAALRQGDAVVGIFPACRVLVAGVPILAWLGGPGLLDYGDVLFDATASSIDVDEFVGDALDALRREVHGALLYLTNVRNDAKAFGALHKRLRVYKQTAAPYVEIGDDYDAYLLSLDKNVRHGIRRLERRLAEAGETEYRMLAPGDPDLSPTMRRLIDLQHARFKRHLGDTKSRQTRYAAFRMEQASQNPHSRVATLRLNGTLIAASLHMVYRGRMYCLMPAFDPEYFQYSPGMLLQARVIETCFAEGLNPCDFCWGDEPYKYQWTKLDVPLTTFVSDRTDGALLVAVAKIARRIL, encoded by the coding sequence TTGGCCCAGATCAGGGGCGACTGGGAGGCGCTGGAGAACCGGACCGAGTGCTACATCTTCCAGACGTTCGCGTACGCCCAGATCTGGCAGAAGACCGTTGGAGAGCCGAGCGGTGCGACCCCACTCATAGCGGCGCTGCGCCAAGGAGATGCGGTCGTCGGCATCTTCCCAGCGTGCCGCGTTCTCGTTGCCGGCGTGCCGATTCTCGCGTGGCTGGGTGGTCCCGGGCTGCTGGACTATGGCGATGTCCTGTTCGACGCGACCGCCTCGAGCATCGACGTAGACGAGTTCGTCGGCGACGCGCTGGATGCCTTGCGTCGTGAAGTCCACGGGGCGCTGTTGTATCTGACGAACGTTCGCAACGACGCGAAGGCGTTCGGCGCTCTTCACAAGCGACTGCGGGTCTACAAGCAGACCGCGGCGCCGTACGTCGAGATTGGCGACGACTACGACGCTTATCTGCTGTCCTTGGACAAGAATGTGCGTCATGGGATCCGGCGACTCGAGCGCAGGCTTGCCGAGGCAGGGGAAACCGAGTATCGCATGCTCGCGCCGGGCGACCCGGATCTCAGCCCAACCATGCGTCGGCTCATCGATCTGCAGCACGCGCGATTCAAGAGGCATCTGGGGGACACAAAGTCTCGGCAAACGCGATACGCCGCCTTCCGCATGGAGCAGGCGTCCCAGAATCCACACAGCCGAGTCGCCACTCTCCGCCTGAACGGGACGCTCATCGCCGCCTCACTCCATATGGTGTATCGAGGACGAATGTACTGCCTCATGCCCGCTTTCGACCCGGAGTACTTCCAGTACTCGCCCGGCATGCTGCTGCAAGCGCGCGTCATAGAGACGTGCTTCGCTGAGGGATTGAACCCCTGCGATTTCTGCTGGGGCGACGAGCCCTACAAGTATCAGTGGACGAAGCTCGACGTGCCTCTGACAACCTTCGTGAGCGACCGAACCGACGGCGCGCTTCTGGTCGCAGTCGCCAAGATAGCGCGACGCATCCTCTAG
- a CDS encoding GNAT family N-acetyltransferase, whose amino-acid sequence MTEHRGRDGFISVEADWRRLYSEMPNPSMWHSFEANRAYLEHLCPSPEQFRCLALDDGTRVRAILPLEERIDRALGIPLRVWGLPCGEWWRISDAIGPDDDARELLLAEVLAHLRRDPHRPSLLVLGRLPESSGLWDAAGQLGPRDVFTFPDGAVYLIRTDSFEGLMGRLSSAGRKKLRVAEQHFESLPGARYVSCKEPAELAEEFDHFLDVEASGWKGEQGTAVKSNPELEAFYRAMTQSMVEDGWCEIHSLHAEGRCIASEFCVFTGGQCDAPKAGYDEAYSRIMPGKLVLNLGLKACCEDPRIKYANEMSDAEWLDLWHPESDGLRVDYIALRPVSGMALLAGLRLRFGPIRRMVRAFRARQKARVRRARA is encoded by the coding sequence GTGACAGAGCATCGAGGCCGAGATGGGTTCATCTCGGTCGAGGCGGATTGGCGGCGCCTCTACTCCGAGATGCCCAATCCCTCCATGTGGCACTCCTTCGAAGCGAATCGGGCCTACCTCGAGCATCTGTGTCCATCGCCCGAGCAGTTTCGGTGTCTCGCGCTGGACGACGGGACGCGAGTCCGAGCCATCCTGCCGCTCGAGGAGCGCATCGATCGTGCACTGGGAATCCCGCTCCGGGTGTGGGGGTTGCCCTGCGGGGAGTGGTGGAGGATCTCCGACGCGATAGGGCCTGACGACGACGCGAGGGAGTTACTGCTCGCGGAGGTGCTCGCTCACCTGCGCCGGGACCCACATCGCCCATCGCTTCTCGTACTGGGCCGACTGCCCGAGTCCTCGGGGCTTTGGGACGCAGCGGGTCAGCTCGGTCCGCGCGACGTGTTCACGTTTCCCGATGGCGCGGTCTACCTCATTCGGACGGACAGCTTCGAGGGACTCATGGGTCGGCTCTCGAGCGCGGGTCGCAAGAAGCTGCGCGTTGCAGAACAGCACTTTGAGTCGCTCCCGGGCGCACGCTACGTCAGCTGCAAGGAGCCCGCCGAGCTTGCCGAGGAGTTCGACCACTTCCTCGACGTCGAGGCCTCGGGATGGAAAGGCGAGCAAGGGACCGCAGTGAAGTCCAATCCCGAGCTCGAGGCATTTTACCGCGCCATGACGCAATCCATGGTCGAAGATGGCTGGTGCGAGATTCACTCGCTCCATGCCGAGGGCCGCTGCATCGCGTCCGAGTTCTGCGTGTTCACGGGAGGGCAGTGCGATGCGCCGAAGGCTGGTTATGACGAGGCGTACTCGCGAATCATGCCTGGCAAGCTCGTCTTGAATCTGGGGCTCAAGGCGTGCTGCGAGGACCCCCGAATCAAGTATGCGAACGAGATGAGCGACGCCGAGTGGCTTGATCTGTGGCATCCAGAGTCGGATGGACTTCGCGTTGACTACATAGCTCTCCGGCCTGTGTCGGGAATGGCGCTCTTGGCTGGACTGCGTCTGCGGTTCGGCCCGATTCGCCGGATGGTCCGAGCGTTTCGCGCGAGGCAGAAGGCGCGTGTGCGTCGCGCAAGGGCGTGA
- a CDS encoding glycosyltransferase family 4 protein: MNSRWPRIRGAERLLFAFLRYGQSHGHEVSVLAPQASAVHGVCREIGVTSIVAEFSPAPRHIKSLRSTLRELRPDIIHGMSIFPVALIRRLRMVPLDRTVAFFSCVSIDPTSSLPVASARFRGLRLWVRNSISRMEAPHLDAIFPASDTIAERLAAVGIKGRIISIPGVVDVDRLTSEAKLPLKLPSGRPRIGYAAFLEKLKGIDDLIAAFAEIAKTHPSATLLLAGDGPERQPLMELAETLGVGDRVHFLGFVDPVAPLLAQLDVFVSPSHSEALSISILEAMAMGLPCVCTDVGGTAEVIHDEDSGLLVPARDPAVMAAAIDRLLAQPELAKQLAENGRALVLTGKYSLDSTLQSVFSEYARASARKGALAES; encoded by the coding sequence GTGAATTCGAGATGGCCCAGGATCAGAGGAGCAGAGCGGCTGCTTTTCGCCTTCCTCCGGTACGGGCAATCCCACGGTCACGAGGTGTCGGTTCTGGCTCCGCAGGCCTCGGCGGTCCACGGCGTCTGCCGCGAGATAGGCGTCACGTCCATCGTTGCCGAATTCAGTCCAGCTCCTCGGCACATCAAGAGCCTCAGGTCCACGCTGCGAGAGCTTCGCCCGGACATCATCCACGGCATGAGTATCTTCCCCGTCGCGCTTATCCGCCGGTTGCGGATGGTTCCGCTCGACCGGACGGTGGCCTTCTTCTCGTGCGTCAGCATCGATCCGACGTCTTCGTTACCGGTTGCCTCGGCGAGGTTTCGAGGCTTGAGGCTTTGGGTCCGCAATTCGATCTCGCGCATGGAGGCTCCGCATCTGGATGCGATTTTTCCAGCCTCGGACACGATTGCCGAGCGACTGGCGGCCGTGGGAATCAAGGGACGCATCATCTCGATCCCGGGTGTGGTCGATGTCGACAGGCTCACTTCGGAAGCGAAGCTGCCACTCAAGCTGCCATCCGGCCGGCCACGAATCGGCTACGCCGCATTCCTCGAGAAGCTCAAGGGCATCGACGACCTGATTGCGGCCTTCGCCGAGATCGCCAAGACCCACCCGTCGGCCACGCTGCTTCTCGCCGGCGACGGCCCGGAGAGGCAACCTCTGATGGAGCTTGCCGAGACCCTCGGCGTTGGCGATCGCGTCCACTTCCTCGGGTTCGTCGACCCGGTTGCTCCGCTTCTGGCGCAGCTGGATGTCTTCGTCTCGCCGTCCCACTCTGAGGCGCTGAGCATCAGCATCCTGGAGGCCATGGCGATGGGGCTACCCTGCGTCTGCACTGACGTCGGGGGGACCGCAGAGGTGATTCACGACGAGGACAGCGGTCTGCTCGTCCCCGCACGCGATCCGGCTGTGATGGCCGCGGCGATAGACCGGCTGCTGGCCCAGCCCGAGCTCGCGAAGCAACTCGCCGAGAACGGCCGAGCACTCGTGCTCACAGGCAAGTACAGTCTGGACTCGACGCTGCAGTCCGTCTTCTCCGAGTACGCTCGGGCTTCAGCGCGGAAGGGTGCGCTTGCCGAGAGCTGA
- a CDS encoding polysaccharide deacetylase family protein translates to MAVQEPPADPSWGLASAKTKFLLYHDLASLRAGDKAEARELFRRQLSLMAGWGFSFRSMSEFLAGNASGHKDVVITFDDGGSSFIDCALPVLAEFSAPATMYVVAGFVGCHGRVMEFLTWDQIEKLAAQGVDIGSHTLSHLLLGDMSADAVRFEIDSAAELFRAHGISPTTLAYPYGRRSDAAKQIVRESGFQAAFMIKKGGRDAFELRRRLFTLTESEPLVRFFLADNYFPVRKAIVSVVPERFRREGKPIPPELLGANAFGIDAWQPPESLRGRWAVAHGTPG, encoded by the coding sequence GTGGCCGTGCAAGAACCACCGGCGGATCCCTCTTGGGGTCTTGCGTCGGCGAAGACGAAGTTCCTCCTGTACCACGACCTCGCCTCGCTACGCGCGGGCGACAAGGCCGAGGCGCGCGAGCTGTTTCGCCGACAACTGTCGCTCATGGCTGGTTGGGGCTTCTCGTTTCGAAGCATGTCGGAGTTTCTCGCAGGCAACGCCTCCGGACACAAAGACGTGGTAATCACCTTCGACGATGGCGGCAGCTCGTTTATCGACTGCGCCCTCCCAGTGCTCGCGGAGTTCTCGGCCCCAGCGACGATGTACGTCGTTGCTGGTTTCGTTGGCTGCCACGGCCGAGTCATGGAGTTCCTCACGTGGGACCAGATCGAGAAGCTCGCCGCCCAAGGCGTCGATATCGGCTCGCACACACTCAGCCATCTGCTGCTAGGGGACATGAGCGCTGATGCAGTTCGATTCGAGATCGACTCCGCCGCCGAGCTCTTCCGCGCGCACGGCATCTCTCCCACCACACTCGCCTATCCCTACGGCCGACGCTCGGACGCGGCCAAGCAGATCGTGCGCGAGTCCGGCTTCCAGGCCGCGTTCATGATCAAGAAGGGTGGACGCGACGCGTTCGAGCTTCGCAGACGACTCTTCACGCTCACCGAGTCAGAGCCACTGGTGAGGTTCTTCCTCGCGGACAACTACTTCCCGGTGCGCAAGGCGATCGTCTCTGTCGTTCCCGAGAGGTTCCGCCGAGAAGGAAAGCCAATTCCGCCCGAGTTGCTCGGCGCCAACGCGTTCGGAATCGATGCGTGGCAGCCGCCCGAGTCGCTGCGCGGGCGCTGGGCTGTGGCTCACGGAACTCCCGGGTAG
- a CDS encoding oligosaccharide flippase family protein, which produces MAEKTSLARGTVLGVVAQAWQLITAFLLYHFIFTRLGAAGFGQWRVTLSILNYVEMLVVGGLVQVAAKRLAEDPDNAPRIERGAYLAQMVLATGLFLLLEASAGLIAAALRAPYLESLIRIAALDIPVVAAFMIAGHLELGRQHFSRQVVGMFVYATATFVAIGVLVWVGFSVQGALIGNALASIVGFAVLFVPWKGTGVRVRDAVDEARGMGLASVPFLAQSLVSGVSTDADLWFVQAMRGSAAAGFYGAAAALAEIPTFLFAALSRVLFPSVAKAGAENDEGLVARYASQGVRLALLVTLLGVAVIYATGGTALALVYGAAGAVSAIPFTVLMVAAVGRTVRATCTDVMMARGQRRQALTIVVAMTIAEIVLLAAVVPALGQIGAAASAAIAALAAGTAACLVLRELLGWRIVWTVVRASLAAAIVGAGLALAHPSRLWLIPAYIVAALVYAVLLRFFGEIDRDDLASLRRAVASAD; this is translated from the coding sequence GTGGCGGAAAAGACCAGCTTGGCGCGCGGCACGGTTCTGGGCGTCGTCGCGCAGGCGTGGCAGCTAATCACCGCCTTCCTCCTCTACCACTTCATCTTCACGCGGCTTGGCGCCGCTGGCTTCGGCCAGTGGCGGGTGACGCTCTCCATCCTCAACTACGTCGAGATGCTGGTTGTGGGCGGGCTCGTGCAGGTGGCCGCGAAGCGCCTCGCCGAGGACCCGGACAACGCGCCACGGATCGAGCGCGGCGCCTACTTGGCGCAGATGGTCCTCGCCACGGGCCTGTTCCTGTTGCTCGAAGCGAGCGCCGGGCTCATCGCGGCGGCGCTGCGAGCCCCTTACCTCGAATCGCTGATCCGAATCGCTGCGCTCGACATACCGGTAGTCGCTGCGTTCATGATCGCGGGCCACCTCGAGCTCGGCCGACAGCACTTCTCTCGGCAGGTTGTGGGCATGTTCGTCTACGCCACAGCCACGTTTGTGGCGATCGGCGTGCTCGTGTGGGTGGGGTTCTCGGTTCAGGGCGCGCTCATCGGCAACGCGCTTGCGTCGATCGTCGGGTTCGCCGTCTTGTTCGTGCCGTGGAAAGGCACGGGCGTGCGGGTTCGCGATGCCGTCGACGAGGCGCGCGGAATGGGCCTGGCTTCGGTGCCGTTCTTGGCGCAGAGCCTCGTTTCCGGCGTCTCCACCGACGCCGACCTCTGGTTCGTGCAAGCGATGCGCGGAAGTGCAGCTGCCGGCTTCTATGGTGCCGCCGCCGCACTCGCCGAGATCCCAACCTTCCTGTTCGCTGCGCTGAGCCGGGTACTCTTTCCCTCCGTTGCGAAGGCCGGAGCCGAGAACGATGAGGGTCTCGTTGCCCGGTACGCCTCGCAGGGGGTTCGCTTGGCGCTGCTGGTGACGCTGCTCGGCGTGGCGGTGATCTACGCGACCGGCGGCACGGCGTTGGCGCTCGTATACGGTGCGGCAGGGGCCGTTTCAGCCATCCCCTTTACGGTACTCATGGTGGCAGCGGTGGGGCGCACGGTTCGCGCGACCTGCACCGACGTGATGATGGCCCGTGGGCAGCGCCGGCAAGCGCTCACCATCGTCGTCGCGATGACCATCGCCGAGATCGTGCTGCTTGCGGCGGTCGTGCCGGCTCTGGGTCAGATTGGCGCCGCGGCCAGCGCCGCCATCGCCGCGCTTGCTGCGGGCACTGCGGCCTGCCTCGTGCTGCGGGAGCTGCTCGGCTGGCGCATCGTGTGGACGGTCGTACGCGCCTCACTCGCTGCCGCGATCGTGGGCGCCGGGCTCGCGTTGGCGCACCCCTCACGACTGTGGCTGATCCCGGCGTACATCGTTGCGGCGCTCGTATACGCGGTGCTGCTCCGCTTCTTCGGCGAGATCGACCGTGACGACCTCGCTTCGCTTCGCCGAGCGGTCGCGAGCGCTGACTAG